gacatttgctaatattttagacacaagcgggacgcatgtagcttatctttagtgattggtggagacaaggatggtgggaggagcactaggatttcaaagacagcatacggcgtgtgtagttggtatccaacacactatacgggacaactgaactgaagaaagctcagaaaagaaatatgacgcttacgtaggcgtcaccgtattgaaggggttaagggcgtttttatggttctagactctagagggagagtgacaagatttctgcattattaactggagaaacactcttgaaaatcctgctagtcatttcagtggccttggaaaatagtcgtggttagagagcaaagcgtttctgaatacggatcttACAGGCGAACATTGTATATTAGTGTGCCGGGAGAGctgtttcttcccctttcccacgTGGTCACTGCTATCAGAACAGAACACGCCTCACAGCACGGTAGATAAGAGATTACATGATGGCACAAAGAAGGCAGTGGCATTTGATCTATTTAACtacttcattctgcttactatctggagattttatacagcttcagaaactaatgtgggggatttgaatagtgaggactgcggccattaatctcctgacctccatagacccttcctgatgtcaataaaatggtctaatcgtacacaaatcccaaggtaaaaatgtgccccagtattgaaggggcttaGTGGTATAGGGACTACAGCAAAGGGAACATTGGCAAAGTTAGGATCAGGagccaggatagaaccagaaataatgggttcaagcttgagaaatttgGGTTcacgagagagatagaaaggaactGGTTTTgtagttgatgaatggaacggactcagtggtcatgttagtgctgagtcaatagggaggttTAGAAGATTAGGTGAATTGGTGGGTGGTGATGATAGGTGGTAAAATGCAGGTCTACATCACataaggactgccacgtgtagacctaaTAAATATCTTGCAGTTTCGCTCATTTTCTCATGTTCGTGTCGCCTCATTCCCACAAACCTGTTTCTTTTCAgattaaaagaggagaaggagaggaagaggtggaggaagaagaggaaggggaagtgagggataTGACTGGcgttctcttactcttcccctctcaccgTTAAAGAAtacccccctttctctctctctctctctctctctctctctctctctctctctctctctctctctctctctctctctcttctccagtaGCCGCCATGAAGAACGCGAGAAGCCTCAAGTTAATGGTAAGTTGACCTGTATTAGGCCATTAAAGCAGAAGGAAtttaaatgaaatgttagagaaaaagagaagtatagatggaaataaagaaaaagagggaagagaaggtaagcggcaccaggcagtcatcacagtagggttgagggtccctggtcaggggGGGAAAGGGGGATATACGTCAAAATAAGCATGAACACTCATAACCTGTTAACTAAACCAATCCATCTCAGTtgccaatcagaaacaagtgtaTACTTCCTTCACTGttaacatttcatttttttcatttataccatgtgggcttttcacgggaatttatgggttaagggggatatttttgggggtaccttctatctcaaggcccacccgctaggaaaccgttgccccgagtgaggaagcccaacctacactcagaccgtggacaggattcgaacccgtgcgcttggagacctctcggaccccaaagcatggtttcactgtaccacggctctTGTATCCACGAATTCCTGTTCTAGTTAGAGTCAAAACTACCTTAGCTGATATACAGATGCTTTCAAACCGTCAGCACCATCAcgcgattccatattcattctgctgaccATTttgtgatcttatacagcttcagaaacttacatgggtATTGAAATAGGGAAGTTTCTGGCGGTAaattttctaacctccatagactcttcttaatgtaaataaaatcgtccaatcacacccaaactcatggtacaaatgcgttccagtactgaaggtgttactTACTACCTCATTGACACAGGTGAGTAATCTACAAGTCGTTCATACAGGTAATCAATCTCTTGTACAGGTGTATCTTAATCCTACAGGTCTTCTACAGGTGCCTATTTCATTCCTACAGTGAATTAGTCTTTTCTACAGGTGTTTATTTCAATCTTAAAGGTAATGCATTGATATCTACAGGTGGTCATAACTGTCTGGTTTGTACAGGTGATCTACCTCTGCCTCCTGGCGTTCGCTATCCTTCTGGTCGTGTTTCAAAGTCGTCATGAGTACTTCCTACGCTGGAGGAATCCCATCAGGAATATCTTTAGGTGAGTactgccggaggaggaggaggaggaggaggaggaggagatgagtagAAGTGTCCGCTTGTCAAATCTAatgtgtttttatgtaagaaaggaaaactggcCACGGTTAAcataaaaacggaaaaaaggctcacttaattgccagtcctcttgcaggttcgagagagtttgccaaaaataaggaacaaatgtcttgaaacttccctcttatatgaagtcaagttatgggaaggtggaaatacagaagcaggcagagagttccagattttaccagaaggattgagagtactggttaacaccTGCATTAGGGCGTTGGACAGAGTaattatgaatgattgaggatactggttaactcctgcattaaaaTTAGTGAGTTAGACAGAGTAGTTATGAgcgattgagagtactggttaactcttgcattagggaatagaaagagtaattataaatgattgagagtactggctaACTCATGCATTAATattagtgagttggacagagtagggttCTTAATGGTCCACTCACACGCCACTCTCCCATTACAGCCCCATGTCTCCCTCTCACAGGATGCCCAAGATGAAAGGAGTGGCGGGtaaagaggcagagagaggagagagaccaAACGTCACGGCGGCGACAGACAGACCGCTCTCCCTCAACAAGACGCATCCTCCTCTCAAATACATCCTAGTGTGGACTGTCGTGAGTGTGACATAATGCAAGTCAGTCAGTGTCTTTACTCTCTGCCTCCACTTGTGCCCCTCCTTCCTGTATGTTATTGGTCCctattcagaaactctttgctctctcaccacgtctaTTTTGAATTTCAAGagtacagagatgattagcggggttttcaagagtgtttatccagttaataatgtagagatTTTGTCACGCTGCCTCTATAACCGtaaaaaacattcttgaaaacgttttgctctatcaccacgactattttccaaggccacagagataattagcgagGATTTAAAGAtggtttttccagttaataacgtagaattcttgtcaatctgcctctagaaccgtaaaaacactcatgaaaacgcttagctctctcaccgcgactattttccaaggccacagataaTTAGTAGGATTTTCAaaactgtttctctctttaataatgtgaaaatcttgtcaatctatctctagaaaagtaaaaaaaaaataaataaaagtcgtATACATTTCAATAAGgccttttaaaatagtgaaggtgaagcacagaagtgttttgaATATATGAACCATAGACGCTTGTGTAAGATGAGTGATTCAGAAACGGATGAATCTATGAATAGGAATGAAGGATTATAAttaaaagggaataaagaagtagaaggaagtaGAGGTGTGAACATTATTACTCAGCATAACGCGTGTAGCTCGTTAAACAATCCGTAAAGTGAAGCCTTGCTTGTCTAACTCCAAACAGGAAACTGCTGTGTGCACTCGTCAGCGTGTTATGtcgctcccttcctccacacaaCACTAACCACGCCCTGAACTTCCACAAGGCGcttccactatttcagaagATTCTAGTTCAAGGTACACTAGTTTTTTAGGGTGCTTTGATAGTTGTAGGGACTATTTAGCGTGATGTCTGAATTAGTGAACCCCGTGATGCATTGAACTTGAACCCAGGGACGCATTGAACTTGAACCCCGTGACGCATAGAACTTGAACCCCGTAATGCATTGAACTTGAACCCCGTGACGCCTTGAACCACGTGCAATTAGTTTCAAGTGCATTGGTGTTGGATCATTGCAAGTAGTGCCGTCACAGTGTTAGCCTCAGAGCAGCAGTCAAGCATCGCCGCTGAGCCTTCGCACACGCCACCTTCTTCACACTCTGAGGAAAgcgaaacacaaacaacacaaacaaacaaaccaagcGCTCGCCAACATCACGACAGCAAACCCGCGGCGGTGTTTTGGTTTACTGGATCACTTACACAAACAAACCTTCGAGGAAAACGAGTGTTATGGAAACAATTACCACAGTGCCgcacccgacacacacacacacacacacacacacacacacacgtcaaggcCGCCCTACTGAATAACCAGCACCTTCACATCTCTGACCTTTTTTTAACTtaacattaaccccttgagtaccatcacgcgtttccatattcactctccttactatttggtgattttatacagcttcagaaacttgtgtgggggattgaaatagtgaagactgtggccattattcttctgatctccatagagccttcctgatgtgaataaaatggtctaatggtacacaaatctcacggtaaaaatgtgtcctagtattgaaggggttaaggggagCTCCATGAagttaataaatgaatagataaagttttcctcctcccctcgtcgTTAAGATaatcaagaaggaaaggaaaggtgaaaaaaagaacaaagattaAAATAcgaaaatcaagaaagaaaatagccaTACTTTTATCATGATAATTTAAATACAACCTTTACTTTCAACAACATTACTTAATTCTGAGACACAAAATGGATAACAAGTGTAtaataatgcaagagttaaccagttactctcaatcattcatatggtgaactctggaactccctgcctgtttctgtatttccaacttcctgacTTGACTTCACTTAAgggggaagtttcaagacatttatcctccccctttttttggggggctaactctctctgcatgggggctggcaactaagtgggctattctttttccttatatgtTACCCTTGTCCAGTTTtccctcatacataaaaaaaaaaaaatctttcttaaTATTTAAACTTACTTCACCTATCCAAAATCTACCTCGTTTTTCAAccctctatctatttatctaaccttctgtctatctgtctatctatctgtctatccaccACTCCTGCGTCCCCTGCAGGCGTACGGAAACAAGACGAGAGGATACGCAGAGGGCCAGAGCGCCTTCAAGAAACAACACTGCAAAGTGGACACTTGCTTCCTCACTGGGAATAGAAAATTGTTGCCTGTAAATAATTTCGACGCCATTCTATTCCACCTCCGCTCCATGAATCCCACTGATCTTCCCGCCGTGAGGTAAGTCTctgctccacctccccacctgtccacctgtccaTTTGCTTACCTGTCTGCGGTGAGTGGTTACCTGAGTTTACCTGAGTTTACCTATGTTGATTTGGTTTGTAGTTTATTTGCCTCTAATTTTTGTCTAAGTtaatttgttatattttttttcttttttttctatttaattttcacgtctattcgtcattttttttttcttgtctgattttttttttcatccatctgtCTTTAATTTGCATCCACCTATCTTTAATCAACCTCCATCTGTCTGTAAATTCCATCCACCTGTCTAAATTTCATCCACTGTCTTTAATTCTCCTCCACCTGTCTTTAATTCTCCTCCACCTGTCTTTAATTCTCCTCCACCTGTCTTTAACACTCCTCCACCTGTCTCTaacactcctccacctctctttaaTTCTCCTCCACCTGCCTAAATTTCATCCACCTGTCTTTAACACTCCTCCACCTGTCTTTAATTCTCCTCCACCTGTCTTTAACACTCCTCCACCTGCATAAATTTCATCCACCTGTCTTTAACACTCCTCCACCTGTCTTTAACACTCCTCCACCTGTCTTTAATTCTCCTCCACCTGTCTTTAACACTCCTCCACCTGTCTTTAATTACCCTACAAAAACGTGTAGGATCCTTCTGAGCCACACAATCCCTTGAAGCAATGAAGGAAGACATAACCTGAATATCCTATGTGTAATCCTTTGGTATTCTTTGCAGTCCTCCATGTAACCCTGCTAAGTATCTGCccctctctcttcgtctccccACAGGTCTCCACATCAGCGGTGGGTGTTCTTTGAGATGGAGTCCGCCTCCTACGTGTACCAGAACATCAATGTGTACAATGGACTCTTCAACTGGACCATGACATACAGACTGGACTCCGATATTCAGGATAGGTGCCACGCTCAAACTTTTCTGTGCATCACCTCCACTctctcaaaaggctttatttcaattgacacgaatttttttttttttaaggtgtttttacgtttagagacagattgacaagatttctgcattattaactggtgaagcactcttgaaaacctcgctaatcgtctctgtagccttgaacaatagtcgtggtgagaaaataAGACGCTTTTGAATTACGTCCGTatacagaaacactttgctctctcaacacgacaGTTTTCCGAGGCCACAGAAAAGACTAGCCGGATTTTGAAGAGTGCTTATCCTgttcataatgcagaaatcttattaatctaccactagaaccataaaaacatccttgaaaacactcTATTCTCTCACCTCGacctgaaaataatgtaataatcttgccagtccatcacaggaaccataaaaatacccttaaaaatatgaacatctttgtataaaactaaaaaaaaaaaaaaaaaaaaaaaaatcaaatcataaACGGAAATaacagagacagaaaacgacaactagaaaaaaaaaatagaaaagtaaatccCAGTTCACCAATTCATTTCGCGTGTTTTTCTTAGATACGGCGCCGTGTTACCGGgccactccccctccccccccgcctcctcctccccctacacACCAGAGAGGAACTACGCCAAAGGGAAGACAAAAATGGCGGCTTGGTTCGTCTCAAATTGTAATGCCAAATCGGGCAGAGACGATgtggtgaagaaaatgaagacactcatgaaggtatgagagagagagagagagagagagagagagagagagagagagagagagagattacatgaaTAAATTTAGCCTTCCCTTCTTGAATGAATAAACCCCTCAAAAAACTGCTCATTCTTACATAAATAcagtaaattaataaaacttCCCTTTCTTTAAGCCTTTCTTATACAAGTACACCAAATGAACTTGCCCTTCTTAAATCAATCCCTGAAATCAACACCCCACACCACTGCTCACTGCTCACTGCTCACTGCTCACTGCTTCCCTCTAGACAGACGTGTACGGCGAGTGTAGGGGGCTGAAATGCACTAATgaaactgtcaattcctacatAAACACACTGATAACACTTGCCCTTCTGAAATGAATACATCAATTAAAACGACcctttcttacataaataaataaaacttctcTTTTATGCCCTTtttaaatagacaaaaaaaaaataacttgccCTTTTGACGTAAATAGACTAATAAAACTTCCCTTCTTAATTAAATCAATCCCTGAAATCAACAGCCCACACCACTGCTCACTTTATTTCCCTCCAGACAGACGTGTATGGCGGGTGTGCATGGGAGGCTCAAATGCACAAATGAAACTGTCACTTCTAACATAAACACACTAATACAACCtgcccttcttacataaactaataaaaacttGTCCTTCTTACATTAATACACCAATAAAAGGCGCCTTTCTtacgtagataaataaaacgtCTCCTTTTTTATGCCCCTCTTACTTAAATTGACTAAAAAATCTTGCCCATCttacataaatacacaaaaaaactttcctttcttacataaaTAGACTAATCAAATTTACTTTTcctatatagataaataaaacttcCCCTTTTTATGTTCTTTCTAAATAAATAGACTAAAAAAATTGTCTTTCTTACATAAATAGACTAATAAAACATGCCTTTCTTAGATAAACACACTAATACAACTTGCCCTTCTTAAATCAATCCCTGAAATAAACCCACCGCACCATTTCTCACTGTTTCCCTCCAGATTGACGTGTACGGCGGGTGTGGGAAGCTGAAGTGCACTAAGTGGGGTAAGGAGTGCTACGCCTTACTGGACAAACACTACAAGTTCTATCTCTCCTTTGAAAACTCTCTCTGCACTGACTATGTGACGGAGAAGCTGTTCGAGATTCTCAGGTGCGTActtgtgtgtgctctctctctctctctctctctctctctctctctctctctctctctctctctctctctgtaatctaGACCGTGGTTAAGGGTTAGGAAAGATTTTTAGAGATGAGTTGATGTTTGATTGCTTCACGCTTCACGAGGCAGTCAGTCCCTCAGTGAAACACACCTGTCTGTTTCCACCTGTCATCCTCAGTCATAATGTTGTCCAGTCTTCAAGGTGGAGGGataaattggagggaaggattatcaataacaaaaaaacaaaaacaaaaatgaagaaatatttagAGACAATAAAAATCGGATGAAATCTTGAGATTGAGGTAAAAAATCGGATAGAAAAAAATCGGGATAAAAACCAGTCTCTAAACCTTGgattaacacagcctgttctcgtgctatacatgagagagaggttgtccacaaaaggtacttgagccttctaccacctgaatctcatgcacaacaacaacaacaacaacaacaacaacaacaacaactaaacttAAGCATACGTCAAGTCCATAAAAGTTCAAGCATTCATTTCACTCCTTTCGTCGACTTAGGATCAATTTCTTACGACTTTATCCACTTAGCAATCATCATTCACCTTTCTGTCACCTTAACATCAATTTAccacgttgttttttttttttttcattcccatcAAAAGCAGGCATGACGTGGTGCCGGTGGTGTTTGGGCTGGCTAACTACACCTACATCACTCCTTCGCATTCGGTTATCAACGTTCTAGACTTCCCCAATGTCAAGGCCCTCGTGAATCACCTCAAATACCTCGACAAAAACGATACTGCCTACAACGAGTATTTTAAGTAAGTAACCCCCTCAAAGATGCCGTTTTCTATGAATATTTTGCTGATATCTAAGGATAACTCAagtattatttttccatttcctcattttcttgatTGTGGTAAGTGTTTTTAATAgtttaattttatattttttaaggtatttgcAAGAAGTTAGTTAAGTTTCCATGGGTATTGTCTCATCCTTAATACACAGTTATTGTCAAATTACAACGGGAGTCTCGAAAACAATCTTGAAAGTCAACCTAAATCGTGCTAGAACTTGGAAAGAGATAATGACGCCATGAGAGACCGCAAACCATTTTCTACAACCTTGCAGTGACGCTTCAAGAGGAACTAAACTAGAAGAGCGAGCTGTCTTCCACTACCTACACCAGGCTCACCTCAATTCACACTGTCTCCTATAAGACACTTAGATATATAAAAGTGACCAACTCACATCTTAGTCCATATTCAAaaaacgctttgccctctcaccacgaccatttcccaaggccacagagattattagcggggttttcaagagtgtttctccagttgataatgtagaaatcttgtcactctacctctacaATCCTAAAATCCCTCTTaaaaacgcttttctctctcaccatgactattttccaaggccaaagagatgttaagtggggttttcaagagagtttctcagttaataatatagaaatcttgtcactctgcctctagaaccgtaaaaatacctttaaagactcgtgtcaatttaaataaaccctcttgaaatagtggagatgaggcAAATAAGCtgttgagaatacgagccgtACTCTCACAccatttctctccacttcctccaggTGGAAGGCGCACTACTACTCCACCAATAACTGGCCGGGCCTTTGTGAGTTGTGCAGGAAGGTTCACCAAGACAACACTCCCAAGGTTTACCAGAACATGAAGCAATGGTTTCAGGGGCAGGGCGGCTGTCGGAGTATTAACGTCCCTCTACAGTGATCTTCCCGCCAACGCTAACACTGCGATATTCGGCACTGTAACGCACTCCTGAGTTGTGACAGTCCCTTACACGCCCGTCTtgagaaacgccttgctctctcaccacaataattttccaaggccacagagaccactagcaggttttcaagacagtttccccttatgataaactagaaatcttgtcagttcatcaccagaatcataaaaatatccCTGAAAAACACGAGTactttcaactagagcctttggaaagttgtgatggtgagagagcaaagcgcttcAGAACACAGATGGTCCTCCGATATGCAACAGTGAGTCCCTAAGCAGTGAAATTTTGTAATCATCAataggagatggaagaatagaACGGATGAGAGTTGTGACAGCCCCTTGTGCTCCGATATGCAACAGTGAAAAGCCCCAAAGCAGTGAAGTATTAGTAGTGatcaagagaaaatggaaaaatagaagggaaatgAAGTAACAGAAAATTGACACTGATCTTTGCTCTTTTTCCAATATGCAACAGTGAAAAACTCCAAAAACAGTGAAATATTAGTAATcatcaaaagaaaatggaaaaatagaagggaatGAAGTAAGAGAACACTGAAACTATCTGATCTTTGCTCTTTTCCCAGTATGCAACAGTGAAAAGCTCcaaaaaacagtgaaacaattGGTCAAAGAGCGCTGGCAATTTCTGACCTTCGCTATTTCGTTTATTCGTCAATGTTCGTAAAGCTTCGTGAAGGTTTCGTAAAATTCCGC
This Portunus trituberculatus isolate SZX2019 chromosome 13, ASM1759143v1, whole genome shotgun sequence DNA region includes the following protein-coding sequences:
- the LOC123503138 gene encoding alpha-(1,3)-fucosyltransferase C-like isoform X1; the protein is MKNARSLKLMVIYLCLLAFAILLVVFQSRHEYFLRWRNPIRNIFRMPKMKGVAGKEAERGERPNVTAATDRPLSLNKTHPPLKYILVWTVAYGNKTRGYAEGQSAFKKQHCKVDTCFLTGNRKLLPVNNFDAILFHLRSMNPTDLPAVRSPHQRWVFFEMESASYVYQNINVYNGLFNWTMTYRLDSDIQDRYGAVLPGHSPSPPASSSPYTPERNYAKGKTKMAAWFVSNCNAKSGRDDVVKKMKTLMKIDVYGGCGKLKCTKWGKECYALLDKHYKFYLSFENSLCTDYVTEKLFEILSRHDVVPVVFGLANYTYITPSHSVINVLDFPNVKALVNHLKYLDKNDTAYNEYFKWKAHYYSTNNWPGLCELCRKVHQDNTPKVYQNMKQWFQGQGGCRSINVPLQ
- the LOC123503138 gene encoding alpha-(1,3)-fucosyltransferase C-like isoform X2, with product MKNARSLKLMVIYLCLLAFAILLVVFQSRHEYFLRWRNPIRNIFRMPKMKGVAGKEAERGERPNVTAATDRPLSLNKTHPPLKYILVWTVAYGNKTRGYAEGQSAFKKQHCKVDTCFLTGNRKLLPVNNFDAILFHLRSMNPTDLPAVRSPHQRWVFFEMESASYVYQNINVYNGLFNWTMTYRLDSDIQDRYGAVLPGHSPSPPASSSPYTPERNYAKGKTKMAAWFVSNCNAKSGRDDVVKKMKTLMKIDVYGGCGKLKCTKWGKECYALLDKHYKFYLSFENSLCTDYVTEKLFEILRHDVVPVVFGLANYTYITPSHSVINVLDFPNVKALVNHLKYLDKNDTAYNEYFKWKAHYYSTNNWPGLCELCRKVHQDNTPKVYQNMKQWFQGQGGCRSINVPLQ